DNA from Bacteroides zoogleoformans:
GGACTGAAATAATTCTATCGCCAAGAAGCCCGAATAAACGGCAAAATGGTTACCTTTGCCGACATATCAAAATAAATACATCTACCTAATGGACGAACAGATTAGACAAATAGCCGAGCGCCTGCGCGGACTGCGCGACGTATTGGAACTGACCGCCGAGGATATTGCCCGAGATTGTGACATCTCTGTCGAAGAATATCGTCTTGCCGAAACCGGCGACCATGACATCTCCGTCAGCATGCTGCAAAAAATCGCCCGCCGCTACGCCATCGCACTCGATGCGCTAATGTTCGGGCAAGAGCCTAAAATGACCTCCTATTTCCTGACACGTGCCGGAAAGGGAACCAGCATGGAACGTACCAAAGCCTATAAATATCAATCGCTGGCCGCCGGCTTCATCAATCGTACAGCCGACCCATTCATCGTGACCGTGGAACCTAAGTCCGACGACACGCCGATGCACTTCAACAGCCATCCCGGACAAGAGTTCAACCTTATACTCGAGGGACGCATGATGATTTGCATCGACGGTAAAGAACTGATTCTGAACGAGGGAGACAGTCTGTACTTCAACTCCAAACTGCCGCATGGCATGAAAGCGCTGGACGGAAAAACCGTGCGCTTCCTTGCAGTCATCATGTAGAAATGCAATATTGTGCAATCTGCACATCAGCCATATAATATACGTTAGCACATCAGCAAAATGTTAGAAAGATTTTTATCGCAAACCTCTTTTTCTTCGCAAGAAGATTTCATCAAGAATTTTAAAGTAAACGTGCCGGAGAACTTCAACTTCGGCTATGACATAGTAGATGCCTGGGCTGCCGAAGAGCCTGACAAGAAGGCCCTGCTCTGGACCAACGACCAAGGCGAATGCCGCCAATACACCTTTGCCGACCTCAAGGCCGAAACCGACCGTACTGCCGCCTACTTTCAAAGGCTCGGCATAGGTCATGGAGATATGGTGATGCTTATTCTGAAACGTCGTGTGGAATTCTGGTTCAGCATCATCGCCCTGCACAAATTGGGTGCGGTGGTCATCCCTGCCACACACCTGCTGACAAAGAAAGACATCGTCTATCGATGCAATGCCGCCGGCATCAAGATGATAGTCTGCGCAGGTGAAGAGGTTATCATCAAGCACATTGTGGATGCCATACCGCAATCACCCAGCCTGAAAACACTTGTCAGCATCGGGCCGGACATGCCCGAAGGCTTCGAAAACTTCCATAAAGGAGTGGAGGCAGCTCCTGCTTTCGTCCGCCCGGCGCATGCCAACAGCAACGAAGACACCTCGCTGATGTACTTCACCAGCGGCACCACGGGCAACCCGAAGATGGTGGCACACGACTTCACCTATCCACTGGGGCACATCGTCACCGCCGGATTCTGGCACAACCTGCACCGTGACAGCCTGCATTTCACCATTGCCGATACCGGCTGGGGAAAAGCCGTCTGGGGGAAACTGTACGGACAGATGATTGTTGGTGCCAATATCTTTGTCTACGACCATGAGAAATTCACCCCTGCCGACATACTGGACAAAATACACGAGTACCGCATCACCTCGCTTTGCGCACCGCCCACCATATACCGCTTCCTCATCAAAGAGGATATCACGAAGTACGACCTCTCGTCGTTGGAGTACTGCACCACCGCCGGCGAAGCACTCAACTTCTCAGTCTACGAAACTTTTAAGAAGGTCACCGGCATACGCCTGATGGAAGGATTCGGGCAGACGGAAACCACGCTTACGCTGGGTACCTTCCCATGGATGGAACCGAAACCGGGCAGCATGGGTGTGCCCAATCCGCAGTATGCCATCGACCTGCTGACTCCTGACGACCGTTCGGCCGAAGACGGCGAACAGGGACAAATCGTTATCCGCACAGACAAAGGAAAACCTATAGGTCTGTTCAAAGAGTATTACCGCGCCCCCGGACTGACGGAAGACGCATGGCACGACGGCATCTACTACACGGGCGACGTGGCATGGCGCGACGAAGACGGCTACTACTGGTTCGTGGGGCGTGCCGATGACGTCATCAAGAGCAGCGGCTACCGCATCGGCCCGTTTGAGGTGGAAAACGCACTGATGACCCACCCCGCCGTAGTAGAATGCGCCATCACCGGAGTGCCCGACGAAATACGCGGACAAGTGGTGAAGGCCACCATCATATTGAGCAAGGAATACAAGGAGCGTGCCGGCGAGGAGCTTATCAAAGAGTTGCAGAACCACGTAAAGAAAGTGACCGCACCCTATAAATATCCGCGTGTCATCGAATTCGTAGACGAACTTCCCAAGACCATCAGCGGTAAAATCCGTCGCGTGGAAATCAGGAAAAACGATGAAAAATAGTTTCTTCCAACCCAAAGACTGACAGGTATTATGGAACATAACAAGCGGACATGGAAGCTGCTGCCTCTCATCATGGGAGCCATGCTTCTTTGGTCTGACATACTATATGCGCAAGCAAGAACAGCCAATGACGCTCAGCAAAACGCCTCGGACACGGTTTCGTTTACAAAGCGCTTCATCCACCGGTTGGAAGTGGAGGGGCGTGCCGGTTACATTTTTCCTACCAATGCTTTTCTGAAAGGAGAAAACAGCGGGATGAAGAGAATGGAAACGGCTTATGCCGGCCATTTGAAGTACGCCCTCCAGTTTCGCCCTCACACGAAAGCTTCGCAAGCCTACATCAGTGCTTATCAAGGCATAGGTCTGGGTTATTTCAACTTCGGCAACCATCGGGAAATAGGTAATCCGCTTGCTCTCTATCTGTTTCAAGGCGGAAGTATTGCCCGCCTCTCTCCTCGTTTATCACTCAACTACGAGTGGAATTTCGGTATTTCGTGGGGTTGGCAGCCTTACAACGAGACAAGCAATCCCAACAACAAGGTGATAGGTTCGCGTATCAACGCCTATCTCAACACCCACCTTTATCTGAATTGGACAATCTCCCCCCTGTTCGACCTCACGCTGGGAGCCACTGGCAGCCACTTCTCTAACGGAAACACCCGATACCCCAATTCGGGATTGAACACGATAGACAGCAAAATAGGGCTGATATACAACTTCAACCGCAAAACTTACGAGACTGCAGGTTTGTGCCAACATCCGGCCGTTCCTCCTTTTCCCCGACACGTCAGCTATGACTTGACACTGTTCGGATCATGGAGAAAAAAAGCGGTGGATGTCCCCGGCGGACAAGTACCTGCTCCCGACACCTACCCC
Protein-coding regions in this window:
- a CDS encoding acyloxyacyl hydrolase; this encodes MEHNKRTWKLLPLIMGAMLLWSDILYAQARTANDAQQNASDTVSFTKRFIHRLEVEGRAGYIFPTNAFLKGENSGMKRMETAYAGHLKYALQFRPHTKASQAYISAYQGIGLGYFNFGNHREIGNPLALYLFQGGSIARLSPRLSLNYEWNFGISWGWQPYNETSNPNNKVIGSRINAYLNTHLYLNWTISPLFDLTLGATGSHFSNGNTRYPNSGLNTIDSKIGLIYNFNRKTYETAGLCQHPAVPPFPRHVSYDLTLFGSWRKKAVDVPGGQVPAPDTYPVFGFGFAPMYNFGYKFRAGVSLDGVYDGSANIRATNDSQEFLIPALHKQLALGLSARGEFAMPYFTVGIGVGANVLHGGGDMNTFYQILALKIDMWRNSYLHIGYSLCEFHDPNFLMLGIGYRFNNKLPKLF
- a CDS encoding helix-turn-helix domain-containing protein, which gives rise to MDEQIRQIAERLRGLRDVLELTAEDIARDCDISVEEYRLAETGDHDISVSMLQKIARRYAIALDALMFGQEPKMTSYFLTRAGKGTSMERTKAYKYQSLAAGFINRTADPFIVTVEPKSDDTPMHFNSHPGQEFNLILEGRMMICIDGKELILNEGDSLYFNSKLPHGMKALDGKTVRFLAVIM
- a CDS encoding AMP-binding protein, producing the protein MLERFLSQTSFSSQEDFIKNFKVNVPENFNFGYDIVDAWAAEEPDKKALLWTNDQGECRQYTFADLKAETDRTAAYFQRLGIGHGDMVMLILKRRVEFWFSIIALHKLGAVVIPATHLLTKKDIVYRCNAAGIKMIVCAGEEVIIKHIVDAIPQSPSLKTLVSIGPDMPEGFENFHKGVEAAPAFVRPAHANSNEDTSLMYFTSGTTGNPKMVAHDFTYPLGHIVTAGFWHNLHRDSLHFTIADTGWGKAVWGKLYGQMIVGANIFVYDHEKFTPADILDKIHEYRITSLCAPPTIYRFLIKEDITKYDLSSLEYCTTAGEALNFSVYETFKKVTGIRLMEGFGQTETTLTLGTFPWMEPKPGSMGVPNPQYAIDLLTPDDRSAEDGEQGQIVIRTDKGKPIGLFKEYYRAPGLTEDAWHDGIYYTGDVAWRDEDGYYWFVGRADDVIKSSGYRIGPFEVENALMTHPAVVECAITGVPDEIRGQVVKATIILSKEYKERAGEELIKELQNHVKKVTAPYKYPRVIEFVDELPKTISGKIRRVEIRKNDEK